Proteins encoded within one genomic window of Bacillaceae bacterium S4-13-56:
- a CDS encoding SEC-C domain-containing protein — MSKIRRNDPCPCGSGKKHKKCCGAQSKNDVREKLINEDLDRLEKGLISFAVHTYGEEVNKEADGYQEIHLSNNTDTSEVYKTGLAIWIIFHKILSNLSQTIFHTFFNKYQSKLSAPTRNVFSQWETTVPSVYKVLDIDRNTKKMISVEDILTKKNYQIPFQDGDEYTVGSLVIGALVLYADHHKFIYTVIKLYRHDESSVVRLLEKYSKKDDGIAAHYPALLAEILLLGVDEDEWKNPLYEEVAQLVANNMSAKDYEDKVIIKAITLWRKFCHKTNPSFKKPSAYAAALEYFVHKIILKEESITQNQIALEYEASPVTVSNNYRKLLTFDAS; from the coding sequence ATGAGTAAGATTAGAAGAAATGATCCTTGTCCATGTGGAAGTGGAAAAAAACATAAAAAGTGTTGTGGAGCACAGAGTAAAAACGATGTAAGAGAGAAACTGATTAATGAAGATCTCGATCGTTTAGAAAAAGGACTAATTTCCTTTGCTGTTCACACATATGGTGAAGAAGTGAATAAAGAAGCCGACGGTTATCAAGAAATACATCTTTCTAATAACACAGACACCTCAGAAGTATATAAAACCGGATTAGCTATTTGGATTATATTTCATAAAATTCTATCAAACCTTTCACAAACCATATTTCACACATTTTTTAATAAGTACCAATCAAAGCTTAGTGCCCCAACAAGAAATGTTTTTAGTCAGTGGGAAACAACCGTTCCATCTGTCTATAAAGTTTTAGACATTGATCGTAACACGAAAAAAATGATTTCCGTTGAGGACATTTTAACTAAAAAAAATTATCAAATCCCCTTTCAAGATGGTGACGAATACACCGTCGGTAGTTTAGTTATTGGCGCGTTGGTTTTATACGCTGATCATCACAAATTCATATATACGGTTATCAAACTTTATCGTCACGATGAAAGTTCTGTGGTTCGCTTATTGGAGAAATACTCTAAAAAAGATGACGGAATTGCTGCCCACTATCCTGCACTTTTAGCCGAAATCCTACTTTTAGGTGTTGATGAGGATGAATGGAAAAATCCACTTTATGAGGAAGTTGCCCAATTAGTAGCCAACAACATGTCTGCTAAAGATTATGAAGATAAAGTTATAATAAAAGCCATTACTTTGTGGAGAAAGTTCTGTCATAAAACAAATCCTTCCTTCAAAAAGCCTTCTGCTTATGCAGCTGCTTTGGAATATTTTGTTCATAAAATCATTCTTAAGGAAGAAAGTATCACACAAAATCAAATTGCCCTTGAATACGAAGCTTCACCTGTTACAGTTTCCAACAACTATAGGAAGCTACTAACATTTGATGCTTCCTAA
- a CDS encoding MerR family transcriptional regulator, with amino-acid sequence MKVKVKEVAELVGISVHTLHHYDEIGLLHPEEVTVAGYRLYSNENLATLQQILFFKELRFPPKKIQEILNSPSFDRLETMEMHKNMLLEKQRRLGQMISTIDKTTRYMKGEITMTNKEKFEGFDFNSNPYEKEARERWGDRAVDQSNAAVGNMSKEDKIVIGERMNEIYRNLTDIRKQSPNSDEAQAAIEEWYYFLNQNFGHHYTLDAFKSLGQMYVQDERFTNNVDQFGEGLAQFMCDAMAVYADQNQE; translated from the coding sequence ATGAAGGTGAAGGTGAAGGAAGTTGCTGAATTAGTGGGGATAAGTGTGCACACACTCCATCATTATGATGAAATCGGCTTGCTCCATCCAGAGGAGGTAACCGTGGCAGGTTATCGTCTTTACTCTAATGAAAATCTTGCAACCTTGCAGCAAATCTTGTTTTTCAAAGAACTTAGATTTCCACCGAAAAAAATTCAAGAGATTCTCAATAGTCCGTCATTTGATCGTCTCGAAACAATGGAAATGCATAAAAATATGCTACTTGAAAAACAGAGACGTCTGGGTCAAATGATTTCAACGATCGATAAGACTACTCGATATATGAAAGGGGAGATAACTATGACTAACAAGGAAAAATTTGAGGGATTTGATTTTAACTCTAATCCCTATGAAAAAGAGGCCCGGGAACGCTGGGGAGATCGAGCAGTTGATCAATCAAATGCTGCGGTTGGTAATATGTCCAAAGAGGACAAAATCGTCATAGGAGAACGGATGAACGAAATTTATCGCAACTTGACAGATATTCGAAAACAATCACCAAATTCTGATGAGGCGCAGGCAGCGATCGAGGAGTGGTACTACTTCTTAAATCAGAATTTTGGTCATCACTATACTCTTGATGCTTTTAAAAGTTTGGGGCAGATGTATGTTCAAGATGAGCGCTTTACGAACAATGTTGACCAATTCGGTGAGGGGCTGGCACAATTTATGTGTGATGCAATGGCTGTGTATGCTGATCAAAACCAAGAATAA
- a CDS encoding HAD family hydrolase yields MTVDFDGTLYQGNSFKAMFQAGKEKFTKKQWFQFGSSLAKASFIGLAKGKTAFHHEFFKAFARTFEGMTNAELDEFFKELVELGMKEVHLNLVNQVRQHQEAGDTVLILSGTLQPFLRLFVKELDLDVRVISTELLFDENGKCTGEIGIIINGQEKVNKIRAWMDEISSNEGQELGEIWAYADSESDIPLLDFVHRPVVVNPGPNMKKVAEEKQWPIFA; encoded by the coding sequence GTGACAGTGGATTTTGATGGAACCTTATACCAAGGTAATTCTTTTAAAGCGATGTTTCAAGCTGGAAAAGAAAAGTTTACGAAAAAGCAGTGGTTTCAATTTGGATCTAGTTTGGCAAAAGCTAGTTTTATAGGACTAGCTAAAGGAAAAACTGCCTTTCATCATGAATTTTTCAAAGCATTTGCTAGAACATTTGAAGGGATGACCAATGCAGAACTTGATGAGTTTTTCAAAGAATTAGTAGAACTTGGAATGAAAGAAGTTCACCTTAACCTAGTGAATCAAGTCCGTCAGCACCAAGAAGCTGGTGACACCGTTCTAATTTTATCGGGTACCCTACAACCATTTTTACGTTTGTTTGTGAAAGAACTCGATTTAGATGTCCGCGTAATTAGCACAGAGCTCTTATTTGATGAAAACGGGAAGTGTACTGGAGAAATCGGAATTATCATTAATGGTCAGGAAAAGGTGAACAAAATCCGCGCATGGATGGACGAGATCTCTTCCAATGAGGGACAAGAACTAGGAGAAATTTGGGCTTATGCAGATAGTGAAAGCGACATTCCTCTTTTGGATTTTGTGCATCGACCTGTTGTGGTAAACCCTGGACCTAACATGAAAAAAGTGGCTGAAGAAAAACAATGGCCAATTTTTGCGTGA
- a CDS encoding DegV family protein, which translates to MPRIAFVTDSTAFISEELRNHPDVIVVPIIIISEGQEYKDGVELSSDQLYEIIRTDKKIPKTSQPSMGQFADLYEMLKEDYDQAIAIHISNKLSGAVSSSNSGKDHAGFDVEVIDSLSISYGMTILLEKGLKLAEQGGDAKTIADELRDDISHLKNLVLLGSLEQLYKGGRMSGAQFLVGNILQIKPILNVNSEGELVLYERIRSEKKAVSRVIELFKEDCEKNSVQSAAIMHGNAPEKAEEIKSKIQADYPNLDLTIGEISSSVAVHVGEGTVALFWTTR; encoded by the coding sequence ATGCCTAGAATTGCATTTGTTACAGATAGTACGGCTTTTATATCTGAAGAACTGCGAAATCATCCTGATGTAATTGTGGTACCTATTATCATCATCTCCGAGGGACAGGAATATAAAGACGGGGTCGAACTCTCTTCAGACCAACTATATGAAATCATTCGTACGGATAAAAAAATACCCAAAACCTCGCAACCATCGATGGGTCAGTTTGCTGATCTCTATGAAATGCTGAAGGAGGATTACGACCAGGCCATTGCTATTCATATATCTAACAAACTAAGTGGCGCCGTTTCAAGTTCTAATTCAGGAAAAGATCACGCTGGATTTGATGTGGAAGTGATCGATTCTCTTTCTATTTCTTACGGAATGACCATTTTGCTTGAAAAAGGATTAAAACTAGCTGAACAAGGTGGGGATGCGAAAACAATCGCTGACGAACTGCGTGATGATATAAGTCACTTGAAGAATCTGGTTTTACTTGGAAGCTTGGAGCAGCTTTATAAGGGAGGTCGCATGTCCGGAGCACAATTTTTAGTAGGAAATATCCTTCAAATTAAGCCAATCTTAAATGTTAACTCGGAAGGGGAACTAGTACTTTATGAACGAATCCGTTCTGAGAAAAAGGCTGTGAGCAGGGTTATCGAGCTATTTAAGGAAGACTGTGAGAAAAACTCCGTTCAGAGTGCAGCTATCATGCACGGAAACGCACCCGAAAAAGCAGAGGAAATTAAATCAAAAATTCAAGCTGACTACCCTAATCTCGACCTTACTATAGGAGAAATCAGCTCATCCGTCGCGGTCCACGTAGGAGAAGGCACTGTCGCACTATTCTGGACCACCCGATAA
- a CDS encoding M23 family metallopeptidase has product MFIKPCTGRLTSGYRTKERPDHAGVDWADSGAVPILSAADGAVSLSRHMGSYGEVIFLIHDIDGDIYETVYAHLSKRNVTYGKRISKGERIGWMGSTGNSTGQHLHFEIHKDRWNSQRTGSVDPLLYIGEKKTHGGLIQTERTLFLPSTASSWRVYDPEELPIKGNQKAFLNPAKFGGLTYKILDETEPHVYLIKTKNFGLVKIYAHPSTGAIVR; this is encoded by the coding sequence ATGTTCATTAAACCTTGTACAGGTCGTTTAACTAGTGGTTACCGTACGAAAGAAAGACCGGATCATGCGGGTGTTGATTGGGCTGACAGTGGGGCTGTGCCTATTCTTTCTGCAGCAGATGGGGCAGTTTCGCTTTCTAGGCACATGGGCTCTTATGGAGAAGTTATCTTCTTGATCCACGATATTGATGGGGATATTTACGAGACCGTTTATGCGCATTTAAGCAAACGGAATGTCACGTATGGAAAGCGGATCTCAAAGGGTGAAAGAATTGGCTGGATGGGGAGCACAGGCAACTCAACGGGCCAACATCTCCATTTTGAAATTCACAAAGATCGATGGAATTCTCAGCGGACGGGCTCTGTTGACCCACTTCTTTATATTGGTGAAAAAAAGACCCATGGGGGATTGATTCAGACAGAAAGAACCTTGTTTCTGCCTTCGACTGCAAGCTCATGGCGGGTTTACGACCCTGAAGAGCTACCTATTAAAGGGAATCAAAAAGCGTTTCTGAATCCTGCGAAATTTGGAGGTCTAACCTATAAAATCCTAGATGAAACCGAACCGCATGTCTACCTTATCAAAACAAAAAACTTTGGACTTGTAAAAATATACGCCCACCCCTCAACAGGTGCCATTGTAAGATAG
- a CDS encoding glutamate-5-semialdehyde dehydrogenase, with product MSELLEKARRASEISVRVGICSTEQKDVALRLIADQLLEEMNFILSENQKDLEEGRARGMSENLLDRLKLAEERLRDMAEGVLQVASLSDPVGETLENWDRPNGLHIEKIRVPLGVIGMIYEARPNVTVDASSLCLKTGNAVLLRGSSSAIHSNKALVAVIHRALEKSELPVEAVQLLEDTSRDTASQMFKLNEYLDVLIPRGGAGLIKTVVENASVPVLETGVGNCHVYIDESAESQMAINVAVNAKTQRPSVCNAAETILVHRNWAQIHLRELLEKLLVHGVEIRADERAREYDPRLSVATEEDWETEFLNLTVALKVVDNLEEAIQHIQRYGSKHSEAILSESDESVSTFFKLVDAAALYHNASTRFTDGFEFGFGAEIGISTQKLHARGPMGLTALTSTKYTIRGNGQIK from the coding sequence GTGAGTGAGTTACTGGAGAAGGCGCGTCGGGCAAGCGAAATTTCGGTTAGGGTTGGAATTTGTTCTACAGAACAAAAAGATGTGGCATTGAGATTGATAGCTGATCAATTGCTGGAGGAAATGAATTTTATCTTATCTGAAAATCAGAAGGACCTGGAGGAAGGGCGAGCACGAGGGATGAGCGAGAATCTTTTGGACCGTTTGAAACTCGCGGAGGAAAGATTGCGTGATATGGCAGAAGGTGTGCTACAAGTAGCGTCTCTCTCGGATCCGGTTGGAGAAACCTTGGAAAATTGGGATCGTCCGAATGGCCTTCATATTGAAAAAATCCGGGTCCCACTTGGTGTGATCGGTATGATTTATGAAGCTCGTCCAAACGTAACCGTAGATGCCTCAAGCCTTTGTTTGAAAACGGGGAACGCGGTTCTTTTGAGGGGAAGTTCGTCTGCAATCCATTCCAATAAAGCGTTAGTTGCAGTGATTCACCGAGCTCTTGAAAAAAGCGAATTGCCTGTTGAGGCAGTTCAATTGTTGGAGGATACAAGTAGAGACACTGCATCGCAAATGTTTAAGCTGAATGAATACTTGGATGTACTAATTCCTAGAGGCGGTGCAGGGTTAATCAAGACAGTTGTTGAGAATGCTTCGGTTCCGGTTTTAGAAACAGGAGTTGGAAATTGTCATGTTTATATTGATGAATCTGCAGAGTCCCAGATGGCGATTAATGTGGCTGTGAATGCGAAAACACAACGCCCTTCTGTCTGTAATGCAGCGGAAACGATTCTAGTTCATAGAAACTGGGCTCAGATACATTTACGTGAATTACTTGAGAAGTTGCTAGTACATGGGGTTGAAATCCGAGCTGATGAAAGAGCTAGAGAGTATGATCCTAGGTTGTCAGTTGCTACAGAAGAGGATTGGGAAACAGAATTTTTGAACTTAACTGTTGCGTTGAAGGTAGTAGATAATTTGGAGGAGGCTATTCAGCATATTCAGAGATACGGATCCAAGCATTCTGAGGCCATCCTTAGTGAGAGTGATGAGAGTGTAAGCACATTTTTCAAATTGGTAGATGCAGCAGCACTTTACCATAATGCCTCCACCCGCTTCACCGACGGATTCGAGTTTGGCTTTGGTGCAGAAATCGGCATCAGCACACAAAAGCTCCACGCCCGCGGACCCATGGGACTAACAGCACTAACATCCACCAAATACACCATCCGAGGCAACGGGCAGATTAAATAA
- the proB gene encoding glutamate 5-kinase: MAKQRIVVKIGSSSLTNDNGGLSLDKITEHVAAITALKKAGHEVIIISSGAVAAGYTAIGYQTRPVTLAAKQAAAAVGQCLLMQAYSDQFQKENLVTAQLLLTRLDFSQKENYQNAYSTLNELLKRGVIPIINENDSIAIDELTFGDNDMLSALVSGFIHANKLIILTDINGLYDANPNLYPSAKKIDFLTEINEELVSKAGETTSKVGTGGMKSKIEAAKMALSFGVKVFIGKGSGENKLLEILEGNGDGTYIGFSSLPSLKSNKQWIGFHSPVAGRITVDAGAEQALIFGGKSLLPAGVRKVIGDFKVGDVVEVINENSELIGKGKVNFSLEELSEIKGLTSTDVRVNTQTARTEVIHRNHWVTLAKERIISE; encoded by the coding sequence ATGGCAAAGCAAAGGATCGTAGTCAAAATTGGGAGTAGCTCATTAACGAATGATAACGGGGGATTGTCACTCGATAAGATCACAGAACACGTCGCCGCCATAACAGCATTAAAAAAAGCAGGACATGAAGTTATTATTATATCATCTGGAGCTGTTGCAGCAGGATACACGGCCATTGGATATCAAACCCGCCCAGTTACACTTGCAGCAAAACAAGCTGCAGCGGCTGTTGGACAATGCCTCCTCATGCAAGCCTATTCCGATCAATTTCAAAAAGAAAATCTCGTCACAGCACAACTTTTACTTACTCGCCTTGACTTTTCTCAAAAAGAAAACTATCAGAATGCCTACTCCACCCTAAACGAGCTCCTGAAGCGTGGAGTCATTCCGATCATAAATGAAAATGATTCCATAGCTATTGATGAATTAACGTTCGGTGACAACGACATGCTCTCTGCCCTAGTGAGTGGTTTCATCCACGCCAACAAGCTCATAATCCTAACAGACATCAACGGCTTGTATGATGCCAATCCCAACCTCTACCCTTCCGCAAAAAAAATAGACTTTTTGACAGAAATCAACGAGGAATTGGTGTCCAAAGCCGGGGAAACCACTAGTAAAGTTGGCACAGGCGGGATGAAATCCAAAATAGAGGCTGCAAAAATGGCCCTCTCTTTTGGAGTAAAGGTATTCATCGGAAAAGGATCAGGGGAAAACAAGCTATTAGAAATACTGGAAGGCAACGGGGACGGTACTTATATTGGTTTTTCATCATTACCATCTTTAAAAAGTAATAAACAGTGGATCGGTTTCCACTCCCCTGTGGCAGGACGAATTACTGTCGATGCTGGAGCAGAACAGGCTCTCATTTTTGGCGGAAAAAGTTTATTACCTGCAGGTGTGAGAAAAGTTATAGGTGATTTTAAGGTCGGCGATGTTGTAGAAGTAATCAATGAAAACTCCGAGCTTATCGGCAAGGGTAAAGTGAATTTTTCTTTGGAGGAGCTTTCTGAAATTAAAGGTCTTACTAGCACGGATGTAAGAGTGAATACCCAAACAGCACGAACAGAGGTCATCCATCGCAATCATTGGGTAACGTTAGCAAAGGAGAGGATCATAAGTGAGTGA
- a CDS encoding helix-turn-helix transcriptional regulator, with translation MEDKSIGIIIGRIIRKKRKDYQKKDKKWTQEYVAEQADVDYPHYGKFERGKIEQPQFLTIAKLADVLNMSLDEIWEEYEIEKQKYLEEEDRKKQ, from the coding sequence TTGGAAGATAAATCTATTGGAATCATAATTGGAAGAATTATACGAAAAAAAAGAAAAGACTATCAGAAAAAAGATAAGAAATGGACTCAAGAATATGTAGCAGAACAAGCCGATGTTGATTACCCTCATTACGGGAAATTCGAAAGGGGGAAAATTGAACAACCTCAATTTCTAACGATAGCTAAACTAGCAGATGTCCTTAACATGAGCCTTGATGAAATATGGGAAGAATATGAAATTGAGAAACAGAAATACTTAGAAGAAGAAGACAGAAAAAAACAATAA
- a CDS encoding M4 family metallopeptidase, with the protein MKRSFKKIFPITLALSLMIGGMSFPAVGGAEGIQDGVHKKVSWDSKKGIPDFVIGKLSDKKVASKSQAVRFLEENKSLFKIGAGEFRVKSESTDELGMTHFRAEMTVDGIPVYGTDLYVHVDANGDVYAVNGQAEPRLQNKKWNQKVKLTGNEALAKAEEYLDLPSSMEYTAKDSSLYLYKNDKKWQPAYLVELAFLEPHAARQFTFVSAEDGSILESYDALADATSTGTGVTLDGTTVQLNTFESGGTYYLQDTTKPMSGVIETYTANNRTRLPGSIVSDSNNVFDSSVQAAAVDAHVNAGITYDYYYETFNRNSYDNNGASLISTVHYDRYYNNAFWNGTQMVYGDGDGSTFSPLSGALDVIAHELTHAVTEETANLVYQNQPGALNESMSDVFGMIVEAYNGDTDWLMGEDVYTPGVEGDALRSLSNPELYDQPAHMDHYYVTSDDNGGVHTNSGIPNKAFYNIATSIGLDASAEIYYRALTTYLTSQSDFTDARNGLLQAATDLYGEGSVEYNAVNNGFLAVGIDGSSSGGNETPDSDTFEPNNSFNEAYGPLVSGTTYGSYISTSTDSDFYMFEAEIGQSISVELGNLPGDYDLYLYDSNRSLVGASENAWSRNELISHSAGQTGTYYVEVVGWNGAMSTTTPYHLTVTIETNTKGSKGNRKSN; encoded by the coding sequence ATGAAAAGGAGTTTCAAGAAGATTTTTCCTATTACTCTAGCACTCTCGTTAATGATTGGTGGAATGAGTTTTCCGGCAGTAGGAGGAGCAGAAGGAATCCAGGATGGGGTACATAAAAAAGTATCCTGGGATAGCAAAAAGGGAATTCCGGATTTTGTAATAGGAAAGCTCTCCGATAAAAAGGTGGCGAGTAAAAGTCAGGCCGTACGATTTTTAGAGGAAAACAAAAGTCTTTTTAAAATTGGTGCCGGTGAATTCCGTGTGAAGTCTGAAAGTACAGATGAACTTGGAATGACTCATTTTCGGGCGGAGATGACCGTGGATGGAATTCCGGTCTATGGTACGGATTTATATGTACACGTGGATGCAAATGGTGATGTTTATGCTGTAAACGGTCAGGCGGAGCCAAGGTTACAAAATAAAAAGTGGAACCAGAAAGTGAAGTTGACTGGTAATGAAGCTCTTGCAAAAGCAGAAGAGTACTTAGATCTGCCCTCTTCAATGGAATATACAGCAAAAGATTCAAGCCTCTATTTATATAAGAATGATAAAAAGTGGCAACCAGCGTATTTGGTAGAATTGGCTTTTCTAGAACCCCATGCTGCACGACAATTTACATTTGTTAGTGCGGAAGATGGGTCTATACTAGAATCATATGATGCTCTAGCAGACGCTACATCTACAGGTACAGGGGTGACATTGGACGGTACAACTGTACAGCTTAATACATTTGAATCTGGTGGAACCTATTATTTACAAGACACAACGAAGCCTATGAGTGGAGTTATTGAAACGTATACGGCAAATAATAGAACGAGACTTCCAGGGAGCATAGTTAGTGATTCTAATAATGTTTTTGATAGCTCTGTCCAAGCAGCTGCTGTTGATGCCCATGTGAATGCAGGAATCACATATGATTACTATTATGAAACTTTTAATCGTAATAGCTATGATAACAATGGTGCATCCTTAATCTCGACTGTTCATTATGATCGATATTACAACAATGCATTCTGGAATGGAACACAAATGGTTTATGGGGATGGCGACGGTTCGACGTTCAGTCCGTTATCTGGTGCGTTAGATGTTATTGCCCATGAGCTAACTCATGCAGTGACTGAGGAAACTGCTAATTTAGTTTATCAAAATCAACCTGGTGCCTTAAATGAATCTATGTCTGATGTATTTGGGATGATTGTTGAAGCTTACAATGGGGATACTGATTGGCTAATGGGAGAGGATGTTTATACACCAGGTGTAGAAGGAGATGCATTGCGTAGTCTTTCTAACCCTGAGCTTTATGATCAGCCTGCCCATATGGATCACTATTATGTAACTTCTGATGATAATGGTGGGGTCCATACCAATAGTGGGATTCCAAATAAGGCGTTCTATAATATCGCAACTTCAATTGGTTTGGATGCTTCTGCAGAAATATACTATCGAGCATTAACCACCTATTTGACTTCTCAATCGGATTTTACAGATGCTAGGAATGGACTTCTCCAAGCAGCTACTGATTTATATGGAGAAGGTAGCGTGGAGTATAATGCGGTCAATAATGGCTTTTTAGCCGTAGGTATTGACGGATCTAGTAGTGGAGGGAATGAAACTCCTGATTCTGATACCTTTGAACCTAATAATTCCTTTAACGAAGCTTACGGTCCGTTAGTTAGTGGAACAACCTATGGATCTTATATTTCTACTTCCACAGATTCTGATTTTTATATGTTTGAAGCGGAGATTGGGCAATCCATTTCTGTAGAATTAGGTAACTTGCCTGGAGACTATGACCTCTACCTATATGACTCCAATCGTTCATTGGTTGGCGCATCTGAAAATGCCTGGAGCAGAAATGAATTGATCTCGCACTCAGCTGGACAAACGGGAACCTACTACGTTGAAGTTGTAGGATGGAATGGAGCCATGAGCACCACCACGCCATACCATCTAACAGTTACCATCGAGACAAATACTAAAGGCAGCAAAGGAAACAGAAAGAGCAATTAG
- a CDS encoding acyl-CoA dehydrogenase family protein: MTANYMKEEHELFRQSFRKFLEKEAVPYFDKWEKERLIPRELWTKMGENGFLCPWIDEAYGGLNADFGYSVVLNEELERVGTGLVGIGLHNDIVVPYLNSYGSPEQKERWLPKCISGEAITAIAMTEPGAGSDLAGIKTTAIKKGDYYILNGQKTFITNGVHADLIVVVCKTDPNASPPHKGISLLVVERNTPGFSLGRKLDKIGLHSQDTAELFFEDAKIPVGNLLGEEGNGFYYLMEKLQQERLTVAIAAQVAAEEMLRMTMEYVKEREAFGQKISKFQNTQFKLVEVATEIQIGRTFVDDVIDRHMNGEEIVKEVSMAKWWVTDMARRTATTCMQLHGGYGYMEEYPIARRYRDIPVASIYAGSNEIMKNIIAKKMGL; this comes from the coding sequence ATGACAGCGAACTATATGAAAGAAGAGCATGAACTGTTTCGACAATCTTTTCGTAAATTTTTAGAAAAAGAAGCGGTACCTTATTTTGATAAGTGGGAAAAAGAACGGCTTATTCCTCGAGAACTATGGACGAAAATGGGGGAGAATGGTTTTCTATGTCCATGGATAGACGAAGCGTATGGCGGATTGAACGCTGATTTTGGATACTCGGTTGTTTTAAATGAAGAACTAGAGCGCGTAGGTACAGGGTTAGTGGGAATTGGATTACATAATGATATTGTGGTTCCTTATCTGAATTCCTATGGTTCACCGGAACAAAAGGAGAGGTGGCTGCCAAAGTGTATTAGCGGGGAAGCAATTACTGCTATAGCGATGACAGAACCAGGGGCTGGTTCCGATTTGGCAGGGATTAAAACTACTGCGATCAAAAAGGGAGATTATTATATTTTAAACGGTCAAAAAACATTTATTACAAATGGGGTTCATGCTGATTTAATCGTTGTAGTATGTAAAACGGATCCAAATGCAAGTCCTCCCCATAAAGGGATTAGTCTATTAGTAGTTGAACGAAATACACCAGGTTTCTCATTAGGCAGGAAGTTAGACAAAATAGGTCTACATTCACAAGATACTGCCGAATTATTTTTTGAAGATGCCAAGATACCGGTTGGAAATCTACTTGGGGAGGAAGGGAACGGTTTTTATTATTTGATGGAGAAGCTTCAGCAGGAGCGGCTAACGGTTGCCATTGCAGCCCAAGTTGCTGCAGAAGAGATGCTAAGGATGACGATGGAGTACGTGAAGGAACGAGAAGCATTTGGTCAAAAAATTTCTAAGTTTCAAAATACCCAGTTCAAGCTTGTTGAAGTGGCAACCGAAATTCAAATTGGTAGGACATTTGTTGATGATGTCATTGACCGGCATATGAATGGGGAAGAAATTGTTAAGGAGGTTTCCATGGCGAAATGGTGGGTTACCGACATGGCTAGGCGTACAGCCACAACCTGTATGCAACTCCACGGTGGTTATGGTTATATGGAGGAATATCCAATTGCAAGGAGGTATCGGGATATTCCAGTTGCCTCTATCTATGCAGGCTCCAATGAAATTATGAAAAATATTATTGCTAAAAAAATGGGCTTGTAA